One window of Nymphaea colorata isolate Beijing-Zhang1983 chromosome 1, ASM883128v2, whole genome shotgun sequence genomic DNA carries:
- the LOC116264890 gene encoding splicing factor 3B subunit 6-like protein, whose translation MATISLRKGNTRLPPEVNRVLYVRNLPFNISSEEMYDIFGKYGAIRQIRVGTSKETRGTAFVVYEDIYDAKTAVDHLSGFNVANRYLIVLYYQQAKMTKKVDQKKKEDELARMQEKYGISKDK comes from the coding sequence atggCGACGATCAGCTTGCGGAAGGGGAACACTCGGCTGCCGCCGGAGGTGAACAGGGTGCTGTACGTGAGGAACTTGCCCTTCAACATCTCGAGCGAGGAGATGTACGACATCTTCGGCAAGTACGGGGCCATCCGGCAGATCCGGGTGGGCACCAGCAAGGAGACGAGGGGGACGGCCTTCGTCGTCTACGAGGACATCTACGACGCCAAGACGGCCGTCGACCACCTCTCCGGCTTCAACGTCGCCAATCGCTACCTCATTGTCCTCTACTACCAGCAGGCCAAGATGACCAAGAAGGTCgaccagaagaagaaggaggacgAGCTCGCGCGCATGCAGGAGAAGTACGGCATCTCCAAGGACAAGTAG
- the LOC116257433 gene encoding uncharacterized protein LOC116257433 isoform X2: MDQRMEDKPWMAVPQFGGWDQKSGSPDYSMVFSRARANRKQVKTTINRASLGTEEELKALQQRDGDHHQPRKKIFTYLCCMRA; this comes from the exons ATGGATCAGAGAATGGAG GACAAGCCGTGGATGGCTGTTCCGCAGTTCGGCGGGTGGGATCAGAAGTCGGGCTCGCCGGATTACTCGATGGTCTTCTCGCGGGCGAGGGCAAACCGCAAGCAGGTGAAGACCACCATCAACAGGGCAAGCCTCGGCACTGAAGAGGAACTCAAGGCGCTGCAGCAGCGTGATGGTGACCACCATCAGCCG AGAAAGAAGATATTCACGTATTTATGCTGCATGAGGGCATAA
- the LOC116257433 gene encoding uncharacterized protein LOC116257433 isoform X1: MDQRMEVQSTPLSLCPSPPVPTMIHQNDKPWMAVPQFGGWDQKSGSPDYSMVFSRARANRKQVKTTINRASLGTEEELKALQQRDGDHHQPRKKIFTYLCCMRA; this comes from the exons ATGGATCAGAGAATGGAGGTACAGAGcacccctctttctctctgtccctctcccCCCGTACCAACTATGATTCATCAAAAT GACAAGCCGTGGATGGCTGTTCCGCAGTTCGGCGGGTGGGATCAGAAGTCGGGCTCGCCGGATTACTCGATGGTCTTCTCGCGGGCGAGGGCAAACCGCAAGCAGGTGAAGACCACCATCAACAGGGCAAGCCTCGGCACTGAAGAGGAACTCAAGGCGCTGCAGCAGCGTGATGGTGACCACCATCAGCCG AGAAAGAAGATATTCACGTATTTATGCTGCATGAGGGCATAA